In the Ficedula albicollis isolate OC2 chromosome 22, FicAlb1.5, whole genome shotgun sequence genome, one interval contains:
- the FER1L5 gene encoding fer-1-like protein 5, which yields MLRCHVVAVHIPGATGFGPGVLLSVCFRGVPRRTQVVPEERSLTWNEELVWPLDTCPLSAADTLSLRLRRWDCPLPQGDLGATTVSLGELAANPSLPMAIRDIPLLDHRELPTGCTATFRCYYDPHGTAGDVPVTAHAQVALEPPGVALADRKEDFQVRVRVIKGRQLRGNDIRPVVKVQIGKQNFRTRSRSGSNPYFNEVFCQNFRQTPEQLVAQPIHIQVLRSPNICTKPIIGVFELDVGTVYSAPGRSLSGKWLSLQHPRHRDGRSQGLLQVSLVVRRAGERAQEEEMPAGDEDVEANLLRPPACATTLQIRVFRAEELARAEPARPCLGGTAGSAKVSVRVGFAGRTLCTRGMPPDASPEWNEVLFFPLRLPPVCDEILLEILRGSCQSKVVGRATLRLSQISRDPDELEEGTPGFLPSFGPCFLPFYGPRPDSAPDSGLVYRGRLLLELCTRVGTPPARQRGAIAPVEAERAQGN from the exons ATGCTGCGGTGCCACGTGGTCGCCGTCCACATTCCCGGGGCCACCGGCTTCGGTCCCGGGGTCCTGCTCTCCGTCTGCTTCCGAG GCGTCCCCAGGAGAACCCAGGTAGTGCCCGAGGAGCGCAGCCTCACCTGGAATGAG GAGCTGGTGTGGCCGCTGGACACGTGTCCCCTGAGTGCCGCGGACACGCTGAGCCTGCGCCTGCGGCGCTGGGACTGCCCGCTGCCCCAGGG GGACCTGGGTGCCACCACGGTGTCACTGGGCGAGTTGGCAGCCAACCCCAGCCTGCCGATGGCCATCAGGGACATCCCGCTGCTGGACCACCGGGAACTGCCCACGGGG TGCACCGCCACCTTCCGCTGCTACTACGACCCGCACGGCACGGCCGGGGATGTCCCTGTCACCGCTCACGCACAGGTGGCACTGGAGCCACCGGGGGTGGCCCTCGCAGACAGGAAAGAGGATTTCCAG GTGCGGGTGAGGGTCATCAAGGGCCGCCAGCTGCGGGGCAATGACATCAGACCCGTGGTGAAGGTCCAGATCGGGAAGCAGAACTTCCGCACCCGCAGCCGCAGCGGGAGCAACCCCTACTTCAATGAG GTGTTTTGCCAGAATTTCCGCCAGACGCCGGagcagctggtggcacagcccATCCACATCCAG GTGCTCCGTTCACCAAACATCTGCACCAAACCCATCATCGGCGTCTTCGAG CTCGACGTCGGCACCGTCTACTCTGCCCCAG GGCGCAGCCTGAGCGGGAAGtggctgagcctgcagca CCCGCGGCACCGCGACGGCCGCTCGCAGGGCTTGCTGCAGGTCAGCCTGGTGGTGCGCCGAGCCGGAGAGCGCGCCCAG gaggaggagatgcCGGCGGGGGACGAGGATGTGGAGGCGAACCTGCTGCGGCCACCGGCGTGCGCCACCACCCTGCAGATCCGCGTGTTCCGCGCCGAGGAGctggcacggg CGGAGCCGGCGCGGCCGTGCCTGGGCGGCACCGCGGGCTCGGCCAAGGTGTCGGTGCGGGTCGGCTTTGCGGGCAGGACG CTCTGCACCCGCGGGATGCCCCCCGATGCCAGCCCCGAGTGGAACGAGGTTTTGTTCTTCCCCCTGCGG CTGCCCCCGGTTTGTGACGAGATCCTGCTGGAAATCCTGCGGGG GTCGTGCCAGAGCAAAGTCGTGGGCAGGGCCACCCTGCGGCTGTCCCAGATCTCCCGGGACCCCGACGAGCTCGAGG AGGGGACCCCCGGGTTCTTGCCCTCCTTCGGGCCCTGCTTCCTGCCCTTCTACGGCCCCCGGCCCGACTCTGCCCCG GACTCGGGGCTGGTTTATCGGGGccggctgctgctggagctctgcaccCGCGTGGGGACCCCGCCCGCGCGGCAGCGCGGGGCCATCGCGCCCGTGGAGGCCGAGCGGGCGCag GGTAATTAG